The following are encoded together in the Arcticibacterium luteifluviistationis genome:
- a CDS encoding Ig-like domain-containing protein encodes MKILTRVLLALLVYCSTAQAQKNDNLFERRDLSSINSLELKSNLSAVPSAQLLTLNETQGIEIFNEKGNLTLQIPLQKDFIEVELSPATIFSPNFKVLSSNGNEVEVELPNFYHGKIKGESKSFVAISITKDAIEGMIVSDKVNLTIGRLTNTKEKIHVVYATNDIENKTPICAGAKEVEYDGELPPLDENQTNAAGCKAVEVYLEADYQMYTDWGGSVQTVVNTLTSIFNNVSLLYDNEGVNLVISTLFVWETPDPYTSATDTEESLNLLDAYWDSQGNNFDGDLVHLVTSKSLGGGVAYLLGGTSVFNGMTQRAVFSSCGKNSAKGMSGSITNSVTNVPTFSWNVEVIAHEIGHNFGLPHTQSCTWSDGNTMGALDNCFPVEPVKPVDEGGVLCAPGPTPTNGGTIMSYCHLSSVGINFNNGFGTLPSGKMNAELNAATCLSGSKVARPVVPNQELCSSQSVQFTATGCTGTYQWFDAPMAGNLLSSVSTYTTPTITQTASYYVSCTADGCTSRRRKVDAILYSNNAPPVQDLAVCGSNATVTLTTNCNGANIKWYSAATAGTLLGSGNNFQLTNISSSMTVYAECSLPSCGTSTRAPLNITYMPVCPYCEPTGLNCSENDMITQVKIDQGNANLYENTSTCSSGGYSLNTPSSTVELMKGNSYKIITSNPGVYEDGMAIWVDYDRDGIFQESEKIESYYTGAVWTSRETSFTIPASSSVGITRIRVKVVYGVASSLPCSSTDGQGFGEIEDYIVTISASTPCPPTLNHAVGNLASGTYSASQTITSRANVSTPTTYQAGNHILLNAGFQAGTNETFEAKIGGCP; translated from the coding sequence ATGAAAATATTAACTCGAGTCCTTCTCGCTCTTCTTGTCTATTGTTCCACGGCTCAAGCTCAAAAAAATGATAATCTATTTGAACGCAGAGATTTAAGCTCCATTAATTCTTTGGAATTAAAGTCTAATTTATCTGCTGTGCCCAGTGCACAACTTTTGACCCTTAATGAAACACAGGGAATAGAAATTTTTAATGAAAAGGGAAATTTAACACTTCAAATTCCATTACAAAAAGATTTCATTGAAGTAGAGTTAAGCCCAGCTACAATCTTCTCTCCTAACTTTAAAGTACTCAGTTCTAATGGAAATGAAGTGGAAGTAGAATTGCCCAATTTTTATCATGGCAAAATAAAAGGTGAGTCTAAGTCTTTTGTGGCCATAAGTATTACCAAAGATGCCATAGAAGGCATGATTGTAAGCGATAAAGTAAATCTGACTATTGGCAGATTAACCAACACAAAGGAAAAAATACATGTGGTTTATGCTACCAATGATATTGAAAATAAAACGCCTATTTGTGCTGGTGCCAAGGAGGTAGAATATGACGGGGAACTTCCTCCTCTCGATGAAAATCAGACAAACGCAGCGGGCTGTAAAGCTGTAGAAGTTTACTTAGAAGCTGACTACCAAATGTATACTGACTGGGGTGGTAGTGTTCAAACCGTAGTTAATACCCTGACTTCTATATTTAATAATGTCTCGCTTCTTTATGATAATGAAGGCGTAAATTTAGTAATCTCAACACTTTTTGTTTGGGAAACACCAGACCCATATACATCTGCTACAGATACAGAGGAAAGCTTAAATTTATTGGATGCTTATTGGGATAGCCAAGGCAATAATTTTGATGGAGACCTGGTTCACCTTGTTACATCTAAAAGTTTGGGTGGCGGTGTAGCATATTTGCTTGGAGGAACATCTGTTTTCAACGGCATGACTCAAAGAGCCGTTTTTTCTAGTTGCGGAAAGAATTCAGCAAAAGGCATGAGCGGAAGTATTACAAATAGCGTCACAAATGTTCCTACGTTTTCTTGGAATGTTGAAGTGATTGCCCATGAAATTGGCCATAATTTTGGACTTCCACATACGCAATCATGTACTTGGTCAGATGGAAATACCATGGGGGCATTAGATAATTGTTTTCCTGTAGAACCGGTAAAACCTGTCGATGAAGGCGGAGTTCTCTGTGCCCCCGGCCCAACACCAACAAATGGCGGAACTATCATGAGTTATTGCCATTTAAGCAGCGTTGGTATAAATTTCAACAATGGCTTTGGAACCCTACCTAGCGGAAAAATGAACGCGGAACTTAATGCCGCTACATGTCTTTCAGGTTCAAAAGTGGCCCGTCCGGTCGTTCCAAATCAGGAACTTTGTTCTAGCCAAAGCGTTCAATTTACAGCTACGGGATGCACAGGAACTTACCAATGGTTTGATGCTCCTATGGCGGGTAATTTGTTGTCAAGTGTAAGCACATACACCACACCTACAATAACCCAAACTGCCTCATATTATGTAAGTTGCACAGCAGATGGCTGTACCAGTAGAAGAAGAAAAGTGGATGCTATTTTGTACAGTAATAATGCCCCGCCAGTTCAAGATTTAGCAGTTTGTGGATCCAATGCCACTGTCACACTAACTACCAACTGTAATGGAGCTAACATAAAATGGTATAGTGCAGCTACGGCGGGCACTCTTTTAGGTTCAGGAAATAATTTCCAATTGACCAATATTTCTTCTAGTATGACTGTGTATGCAGAATGTAGTTTGCCCTCATGTGGCACTTCTACAAGGGCTCCACTAAATATAACGTATATGCCAGTTTGCCCTTATTGTGAACCAACTGGATTAAATTGTTCTGAAAATGATATGATTACCCAAGTAAAAATAGATCAGGGCAATGCAAACCTATATGAAAACACTTCGACTTGTTCTTCTGGGGGATACTCTCTAAATACTCCTAGCTCTACTGTTGAATTAATGAAAGGTAACTCCTACAAAATTATTACTTCAAATCCTGGGGTGTATGAAGATGGCATGGCCATTTGGGTCGATTATGATAGAGATGGTATTTTTCAAGAAAGTGAAAAAATAGAATCTTATTATACGGGTGCGGTTTGGACTTCAAGAGAAACTAGTTTTACTATACCTGCTTCGAGTTCTGTCGGTATAACTAGAATTAGAGTTAAAGTTGTCTATGGAGTGGCGTCTTCCTTACCGTGCTCAAGTACAGACGGCCAAGGCTTTGGTGAAATTGAAGACTACATAGTAACCATCTCTGCTAGTACACCGTGCCCTCCTACTTTAAATCATGCAGTAGGTAATTTGGCTTCTGGAACATATTCTGCAAGTCAAACCATAACTAGCCGAGCCAATGTTTCTACGCCTACAACTTACCAAGCTGGTAATCATATACTGTTAAATGCTGGTTTTCAGGCTGGCACAAATGAGACTTTCGAAGCTAAAATAGGAGGGTGTCCGTAG
- a CDS encoding sugar phosphate isomerase/epimerase family protein, producing MKRRDFIYSSSAAILGGLALSSKAFAFDTKPNSLINGVQIGTITYSFRSLPGSAKQVLQYCVDAGISAIELMGDPAEDFAGKPKNPIDRSTFYVNGKRRKPTDAEKAQMEQYSKDVAEWRETVSMKPFKEFAKMYKKAGVSIYAFKPNAFGTDNTDAEIEYAMRAAKALGAKSVTVELPRDSAQSARLGKLGEKNKMYVGYHLHTTATDTIWDEALAQSPYNSMNLDCGHYIAAGGDNTKESLLKLIEARHDRITSMHIKDRQSKANGAENLSWGEGDTPIKEILTLIRDKKYDIPCTIELEYKVPENSDPVTEVGKCFQFAKGALS from the coding sequence ATGAAACGTAGAGATTTTATATACAGCTCTTCTGCTGCCATTCTAGGAGGTTTAGCCCTTAGTTCTAAAGCTTTTGCTTTTGACACAAAACCAAATTCATTGATAAATGGCGTACAGATTGGTACCATTACTTATTCTTTCAGAAGTTTACCAGGAAGTGCTAAACAAGTGCTTCAATACTGTGTAGACGCAGGCATTTCTGCCATTGAACTCATGGGCGACCCAGCTGAAGATTTTGCAGGAAAACCTAAAAACCCAATTGATAGAAGTACTTTTTATGTCAATGGAAAAAGACGCAAACCAACAGACGCAGAAAAAGCTCAAATGGAGCAATACAGTAAAGATGTAGCTGAATGGCGTGAAACGGTTTCCATGAAACCTTTTAAAGAGTTTGCTAAAATGTACAAAAAAGCTGGCGTGAGCATTTATGCTTTTAAACCAAATGCTTTTGGTACTGACAATACCGATGCGGAGATAGAATACGCTATGCGAGCAGCTAAAGCATTGGGAGCAAAATCTGTTACGGTGGAGCTACCTAGAGATTCGGCACAGTCTGCAAGACTTGGAAAACTAGGAGAAAAAAATAAAATGTACGTGGGTTATCATCTTCATACCACGGCTACAGATACTATTTGGGATGAAGCTCTGGCACAATCTCCTTATAACTCCATGAACTTAGACTGCGGTCATTATATAGCCGCCGGTGGTGATAACACCAAAGAAAGCCTATTAAAGCTGATTGAAGCTCGTCATGATAGAATCACGAGTATGCACATCAAAGACCGCCAATCAAAAGCTAACGGAGCTGAAAACTTGTCTTGGGGCGAAGGTGACACTCCAATAAAAGAAATACTGACACTGATAAGAGATAAAAAGTACGACATACCCTGCACCATAGAGTTAGAATACAAAGTTCCAGAAAACTCTGACCCTGTAACAGAGGTAGGCAAATGCTTTCAGTTTGCTAAGGGGGCTCTTTCTTAG